A genomic region of Mesobacillus jeotgali contains the following coding sequences:
- a CDS encoding lysophospholipid acyltransferase family protein, which yields MTFYSFARSLVNSVLKPIYRIEVIGRENMPSDGGVLLCANHIDNLDPPVVGITAPRPVHFMAKEELFSVPLLGKIVPHLNAFPVKRGMSDREALRKGLGILKDGKVLGLFPEGTRSKTGEMGKGLAGAGFFALRSDAHVVPCAIIGPYKAFKKLKVVYGKPIDMVSIKENKLNAEQTTDLIMSEIQELINKYK from the coding sequence GTGACGTTTTATTCGTTTGCAAGGTCATTAGTAAATTCAGTATTAAAACCAATTTATCGTATTGAGGTGATTGGCAGAGAAAATATGCCTTCTGATGGCGGTGTGCTATTATGTGCCAATCATATAGATAATCTGGATCCCCCGGTTGTCGGGATCACCGCACCCCGTCCTGTCCATTTCATGGCGAAGGAGGAGCTTTTCTCAGTACCTTTACTTGGGAAAATTGTTCCTCACCTAAATGCTTTCCCTGTCAAAAGAGGTATGAGCGACAGGGAAGCTTTAAGAAAAGGCCTCGGAATTTTAAAGGATGGAAAGGTTTTAGGATTGTTTCCAGAGGGAACAAGAAGCAAGACAGGTGAAATGGGTAAGGGACTTGCAGGAGCAGGCTTCTTTGCGCTCCGTTCTGATGCTCACGTCGTTCCATGCGCGATCATCGGTCCATACAAAGCATTCAAGAAATTGAAGGTGGTATATGGAAAGCCTATCGATATGGTGTCAATCAAGGAAAATAAGTTAAATGCCGAACAGACAACTGACTTGATCATGAGTGAAATCCAAGAACTTATTAACAAATATAAGTGA
- the prsW gene encoding glutamic-type intramembrane protease PrsW translates to MLGIVTAGVAPGLALLSYFYLRDQYGSEPLSLVFKMFIFGALLVFPLMFIQYVLSAEGLFQDDFIKAFGTVGLLEEFFKWFILYYTIFQHISFDEPYDGVIYSVAVSLGFASAENIFYLLANGLQDALGRALLPVSSHALFGVIMGYYIGKAKFSPVVQKKWIMLSLTVPVLLHGMYDFILMTREDWLVLMVPFMIFLWWLGLRKVKKARTLTLQHIEKQYPI, encoded by the coding sequence ATGCTGGGAATAGTTACTGCCGGGGTAGCTCCGGGTCTGGCGCTGTTAAGTTATTTTTATTTAAGGGACCAATATGGGTCAGAGCCGCTATCACTGGTTTTTAAAATGTTTATATTCGGTGCATTGCTTGTATTTCCGCTTATGTTCATTCAATATGTACTCTCTGCTGAGGGATTGTTCCAGGATGACTTCATTAAAGCATTCGGGACGGTTGGCCTTTTAGAAGAATTCTTTAAATGGTTTATCCTTTATTACACGATTTTCCAGCATATTTCCTTCGATGAACCTTATGATGGAGTCATCTACAGTGTGGCTGTATCCCTTGGGTTCGCATCGGCTGAAAATATTTTTTACCTGCTTGCCAATGGTCTTCAGGACGCACTTGGCAGGGCGCTGTTGCCTGTTTCGAGCCATGCGCTCTTTGGGGTCATCATGGGTTACTATATAGGTAAGGCAAAGTTTTCACCAGTGGTTCAAAAGAAGTGGATCATGCTTTCGTTAACAGTGCCTGTCCTTCTGCACGGGATGTATGATTTTATCCTGATGACCAGGGAAGACTGGCTCGTGTTGATGGTTCCATTCATGATATTCCTATGGTGGCTTGGTCTGAGAAAAGTAAAAAAGGCGAGAACATTGACTCTGCAGCATATTGAGAAGCAATATCCAATCTGA
- a CDS encoding YpfB family protein → MMKTIERILIKIAIIQFIFLVIAQVFFHEFNAFPELKQITQYEGVTDNNHSEVLNSFRSKE, encoded by the coding sequence ATGATGAAAACAATTGAGAGAATCCTAATCAAGATCGCTATCATTCAATTTATTTTCTTGGTTATTGCCCAAGTATTTTTCCATGAATTCAATGCTTTCCCAGAACTTAAACAAATTACTCAATACGAGGGTGTTACGGACAATAATCATTCAGAAGTCCTGAATTCATTCAGGAGCAAAGAGTAA
- the sleB gene encoding spore cortex-lytic enzyme, which translates to MKNYRSILKVMAALALIMSFVQFSEVDQRAEAFTSQVLQQGSTGEDVIELQSRLKHIGFYNGKIDGVFGWGTYWALRNFQYEFGLKIDGIAGWQTKLKLAKATPNAKIAWGGEAQGGGSAGGGGQTQPAPKPAATNTPNGFSQNDIQLMANAVYGEARGEPYTGQVAVAAVILNRLDSATFPNTVSGVIFEPRAFTAVADGQIWLTPNETAKKAVLDAINGWDPTGNAMYYFNPDTATSAWIWSRPQIKKIGKHIFCK; encoded by the coding sequence ATGAAGAATTATCGGTCTATCTTGAAGGTGATGGCCGCATTGGCTTTGATCATGTCTTTTGTACAATTTAGCGAAGTGGATCAAAGGGCTGAGGCCTTTACGAGTCAGGTGCTGCAGCAGGGTTCGACAGGAGAGGATGTAATAGAACTCCAATCACGTCTCAAGCATATTGGTTTTTATAATGGCAAGATTGACGGGGTATTTGGATGGGGTACCTACTGGGCTCTAAGGAATTTCCAATACGAATTCGGTCTGAAAATCGATGGGATTGCAGGCTGGCAAACAAAACTCAAGCTTGCGAAGGCGACGCCAAATGCAAAAATTGCCTGGGGCGGCGAAGCACAAGGTGGTGGCTCAGCTGGCGGAGGCGGTCAAACCCAGCCAGCACCTAAACCCGCTGCAACAAATACACCAAATGGTTTTTCACAAAATGATATCCAGCTTATGGCTAATGCGGTGTATGGCGAAGCCAGGGGTGAACCATATACTGGGCAGGTAGCGGTCGCTGCGGTAATTTTGAACCGCTTGGACAGTGCCACATTTCCGAATACAGTATCCGGGGTTATTTTCGAACCGAGAGCATTCACAGCTGTGGCTGATGGCCAAATCTGGCTGACGCCAAATGAAACTGCAAAAAAAGCTGTCCTTGATGCCATCAATGGCTGGGACCCTACTGGCAATGCTATGTACTATTTTAATCCTGATACAGCAACCAGCGCATGGATTTGGTCCCGACCGCAAATCAAGAAGATTGGAAAACATATTTTTTGTAAATAG
- the cmk gene encoding (d)CMP kinase → MNRRISIAIDGPAAAGKSTVAKIVAEKLTYIYIDTGAMYRALTYKALKKGASLDNEAELIGILNDTSIELMPGETGQKVLLDGNEVTNEIRSSDVTNQVSYVAVHELVRKEMVKRQQQFAVDGGVVMDGRDIGTHVLPNAEVKVFLLASVEERAQRRHAENTQKGFPSDLEKLKAEIAARDKIDSEREVAPLKKADDAIEIDTTSLSITDVVGKIMDLALERIG, encoded by the coding sequence ATGAATAGACGAATTTCAATTGCCATAGACGGTCCTGCAGCTGCAGGAAAAAGTACGGTTGCCAAAATTGTAGCCGAAAAACTCACATATATTTACATCGATACAGGTGCGATGTACAGAGCGCTTACATACAAGGCTTTGAAAAAAGGAGCCAGCCTGGATAATGAAGCAGAATTGATTGGGATTTTAAACGATACGTCGATCGAGCTTATGCCTGGCGAAACAGGCCAAAAAGTTTTGCTTGATGGTAACGAGGTCACCAATGAGATAAGAAGTTCAGATGTTACAAACCAAGTATCATATGTAGCGGTGCATGAACTCGTCAGGAAAGAGATGGTCAAGCGCCAGCAGCAGTTTGCAGTTGATGGCGGTGTAGTGATGGATGGAAGGGATATCGGCACTCATGTATTGCCGAATGCCGAGGTGAAGGTCTTTTTGCTTGCAAGTGTTGAGGAGAGGGCGCAGCGCCGACATGCAGAGAATACCCAGAAAGGCTTCCCATCAGATCTGGAAAAGCTGAAAGCTGAGATTGCAGCACGTGACAAGATTGATTCAGAGCGTGAAGTGGCTCCTTTGAAAAAAGCAGATGATGCAATCGAAATTGATACAACATCATTGTCGATCACAGATGTGGTAGGAAAAATCATGGATTTGGCGCTTGAAAGGATCGGGTGA
- a CDS encoding flagellar brake protein produces MIKIGDNIILEHKYSDSFEQYKCKLVECKGNDLYIDYPVNLATNRTVFLLEGTPLKANFVTESGSHYYFDTEVKGRIKLNIPMVILSYPGKERLIKVQRRQFVRVETSVDVAVYSGKGEFAPFTTVTDDISAGGAALLIDKNSSVKQDMEVECWFALPMQNGEFEYRKFRGKVVRIIDGQGPMNKASVQFYDSSGTDRQLLLRFCFERQLEMKKKGLPV; encoded by the coding sequence ATGATAAAAATCGGTGATAACATAATCCTTGAACATAAGTATTCCGACAGTTTTGAACAATATAAGTGTAAGCTGGTTGAGTGTAAAGGAAACGATCTGTATATTGATTATCCTGTAAATTTGGCTACTAACAGAACAGTGTTCTTGCTTGAGGGTACACCTTTGAAGGCTAATTTTGTAACCGAATCAGGTTCTCATTATTATTTTGACACGGAGGTTAAAGGGAGAATCAAGCTTAACATACCAATGGTGATTCTTTCATATCCGGGCAAGGAGCGCCTTATCAAGGTCCAGAGAAGACAATTCGTCAGGGTGGAAACCTCAGTGGATGTTGCTGTATACTCTGGCAAAGGAGAATTTGCTCCATTTACAACAGTCACCGATGATATCAGTGCAGGAGGAGCTGCATTGCTGATAGATAAAAACAGCAGTGTAAAACAGGATATGGAGGTTGAATGCTGGTTTGCCCTTCCTATGCAAAATGGAGAATTTGAATACAGGAAGTTCCGTGGCAAGGTTGTCAGGATCATCGATGGTCAAGGACCTATGAACAAAGCTTCTGTTCAATTTTATGACTCATCGGGAACCGACAGGCAATTGCTTCTAAGGTTCTGCTTCGAAAGACAACTTGAAATGAAGAAGAAAGGTCTTCCTGTCTAA
- the ypeB gene encoding germination protein YpeB: protein MLRGIAIAVLVVGIAGTAFWGYQEHREKTAVLINAENNYQRAFHDLTYQIDLLNDKIGTTLAMNSRSSLSPQLAEVWKITSQAHNDVGQLPLTLLPFNKTEEFLANIGNFSYKAAIRDLDKEPLTEKEYSTLKTLYEQSGEIQQDLRQVQHMVLENNLRWMDVELALATEKGQTDNTIIDGFKTVEKTVESYTETDFGPAQINLQKKDENFKKLSGEKISKEKAVQITKQYTPVKNGGKVKVTENGKGSDYGFFSVSIQNPETKLEASMDITKKGGYPIWFLLDRDVKNQKLSLNDASNKAIAFLKDHNFENLDLFESAQYDNIGVFTFVGTQDGVRVYPDAINMKVALDNGDVIGFSAEDYLKSHKAREIPQAGIEIEEAKKKVNPNLKVMDEKKAIILNDLNEEVLCYEFTGVLGNDTFRIYINAEDGTEEKVEKLHNAEPVYEDVV from the coding sequence TTGCTAAGAGGAATAGCCATAGCAGTCCTGGTTGTAGGAATTGCCGGAACGGCCTTCTGGGGTTATCAGGAGCACAGGGAGAAAACAGCAGTACTTATCAATGCGGAAAACAATTATCAAAGGGCTTTTCATGACTTGACATATCAAATTGATTTACTGAACGATAAAATTGGTACAACCCTTGCGATGAACTCAAGAAGTTCATTATCGCCCCAACTGGCGGAAGTATGGAAGATTACTTCACAGGCCCATAATGATGTCGGTCAGCTTCCGTTGACACTTTTGCCTTTCAATAAAACTGAAGAGTTCTTAGCGAATATAGGGAATTTCAGTTATAAAGCAGCGATTCGTGATCTGGATAAAGAACCATTAACTGAAAAAGAATATTCGACGTTAAAGACCTTGTATGAGCAATCAGGTGAAATTCAGCAGGATTTAAGGCAAGTCCAGCATATGGTACTGGAAAATAATCTTCGCTGGATGGATGTAGAGCTAGCCCTTGCGACTGAAAAGGGACAAACTGACAATACCATCATTGATGGATTCAAGACAGTTGAAAAAACAGTAGAAAGCTATACGGAAACAGATTTCGGGCCAGCACAAATAAATCTTCAGAAGAAGGACGAAAATTTTAAAAAACTGTCTGGCGAAAAGATATCAAAAGAAAAAGCGGTCCAGATTACCAAACAATATACCCCGGTCAAAAACGGCGGTAAAGTAAAAGTAACCGAAAACGGCAAAGGATCGGATTATGGTTTTTTCAGTGTATCGATCCAAAATCCAGAAACAAAGCTGGAAGCGAGTATGGATATAACCAAAAAGGGTGGCTATCCAATCTGGTTCCTGCTTGATCGGGATGTGAAGAATCAAAAGCTTAGTCTCAATGATGCTTCTAATAAGGCGATTGCCTTTTTAAAGGATCACAATTTTGAAAACCTTGATCTCTTCGAAAGCGCTCAATATGATAACATTGGAGTTTTTACATTCGTAGGTACTCAGGACGGCGTAAGGGTTTATCCAGATGCAATCAATATGAAGGTCGCATTGGATAACGGCGATGTGATCGGCTTTTCAGCAGAGGACTATTTGAAATCCCATAAAGCAAGGGAAATTCCACAAGCCGGAATTGAAATAGAAGAAGCAAAAAAGAAAGTCAATCCAAATCTCAAAGTGATGGACGAGAAGAAAGCGATAATCTTGAACGACCTGAATGAAGAGGTGTTATGCTATGAATTCACAGGAGTTCTCGGAAATGATACCTTCAGGATTTATATTAATGCAGAAGACGGTACAGAAGAAAAAGTAGAAAAACTCCATAATGCTGAACCAGTATATGAAGATGTCGTTTAG
- the rpsA gene encoding 30S ribosomal protein S1 has product MSEDMNQIEVKNFEAGDRVKGQVTKVEEKQVLVDIEGSKLDGIIPISELSSLHVEKAEDAVSVGDELELEVQKVEEEALILSKRKVDAVKAWEELKGKFESGEVFDAEVKDVVKGGLVVDLGVRGFVPASLVESHFVEDFSDYKGKTLSFKIVELEQEKNRLILSHRAVVEEEQGKKKQDLLAAIQTGQVIEGTVQRITDFGAFVDIGGVDGLVHISQLSHEHVEKPSDVVQEGQQVQVKVLSVDRDNERISLSIKETLPGPWADIDEKAPKGSTLEGTVKRLVSYGAFVEVFPGVEGLVHISQISHKHIGTPHEVLQEGQTVKVKVLDVNKQDQRLSLSMKEFEERESNEAFDYELPEETKGFSLGDMIGDKLKNLKQ; this is encoded by the coding sequence ATGTCAGAAGATATGAATCAAATCGAGGTAAAAAACTTTGAGGCTGGTGACCGTGTCAAAGGTCAGGTAACCAAAGTTGAAGAAAAGCAAGTTTTAGTAGATATCGAGGGAAGCAAGCTCGATGGCATCATTCCGATTAGTGAACTATCAAGCCTTCATGTTGAAAAAGCAGAAGATGCAGTATCAGTCGGTGATGAGCTGGAGCTCGAAGTTCAAAAGGTTGAGGAAGAAGCTTTAATTCTCTCAAAGAGAAAAGTAGATGCTGTAAAAGCCTGGGAAGAACTAAAAGGCAAGTTTGAAAGTGGAGAAGTCTTCGATGCAGAAGTAAAAGATGTCGTTAAGGGCGGTCTGGTAGTTGACCTTGGCGTTCGCGGCTTTGTTCCGGCATCTCTAGTAGAATCCCACTTTGTGGAAGATTTCTCTGATTACAAAGGGAAAACTCTCAGCTTCAAAATCGTAGAGCTTGAACAGGAGAAGAACCGCCTGATCCTTTCACACCGCGCCGTTGTGGAAGAAGAGCAAGGAAAGAAGAAACAAGACTTGCTTGCAGCTATCCAAACTGGCCAGGTTATTGAAGGTACAGTCCAAAGAATCACAGACTTTGGTGCGTTCGTGGATATCGGTGGAGTTGATGGCCTTGTCCATATTTCACAGCTTTCCCATGAGCATGTTGAAAAGCCATCTGATGTTGTTCAGGAAGGCCAGCAGGTTCAAGTTAAAGTATTGAGCGTTGATCGTGATAATGAGCGCATCTCACTTTCAATCAAAGAAACACTGCCTGGACCATGGGCAGACATTGATGAGAAAGCTCCTAAGGGCAGCACTCTGGAAGGCACCGTGAAACGTTTAGTTTCTTACGGCGCGTTTGTCGAAGTATTCCCTGGCGTTGAAGGCCTTGTCCATATTTCGCAAATTTCTCATAAGCATATCGGTACACCGCATGAAGTCCTTCAAGAAGGGCAGACTGTTAAAGTAAAGGTACTTGATGTAAACAAGCAAGATCAAAGACTTTCACTTAGCATGAAGGAGTTCGAGGAAAGAGAAAGCAATGAAGCTTTTGACTATGAACTTCCTGAAGAAACGAAAGGTTTCAGTTTAGGTGATATGATCGGAGACAAGCTAAAGAATCTTAAACAGTAA